In Bactrocera neohumeralis isolate Rockhampton chromosome 5, APGP_CSIRO_Bneo_wtdbg2-racon-allhic-juicebox.fasta_v2, whole genome shotgun sequence, the genomic window CCCATAGCGGATCATAGTACACCGAGCCGAATGCGGGTAATGTAGCGATCAGCTGACTAACAGCCAATACTAAAGCACGTGAACGTATACCCATTTTAGCGACAATTTTATCGGAGACAACGCCACCAACAACCACACCGACACTACCAATACCAATGGTAACGGCGAACAACCACCAGCCAAGATCCACATCAGGGAAGTAAGCATTGTAGTAGAGATCAGCATTATAGGCAAAGGTCATGCCACCAGAGTGACGAATGGAAGCGGCAATCATCAACATAATCATAGCAGGATTGATGATCACTTTCCACAAACCAATCTTTTTGCCATCACTAGTGCGATCGGCTTCGCCAATAGCTTTTCGCTCCGGTTCCTTAAGGGTGGTGCCGGTGATCGCGGCTACCAATACGGCCAACACGCCAGTACCCAGGTAACACATACGCCAGCCGAGATTGAAGAAATTCGATTTGGTAATATAACGGCCCACAGGGAAAGCAATACCATAACCACCATAGATGCCCCAGTTGAAAATGGCCATAACAAGTGCGCGCTTATTTTCGGGGAAAATATCGGACATGATGCCGGTGGCTAACGGATTGCAGCCCGATTCACTGTAGAGAAAAGAGTTAAATCAATAAACatgcatattaaataaaagtttcatAATGTTGAAGGCTTACCCTAATGCCATGACCATacgcaacagcaacagctgcCAGTAGGCACTCACAGTGCCTTGCAATATTATAGCGACCGCAAAGATTAAAGTACAAACTGTCAACATTTTGACACGATTGTATTTATCTGCGGCGAAACCCATAAAGACACCAGCAATTGTAAAGACCAATATGAAGGTGGGACCAGCAAGTATTTGATAATCAATACCCAAACCATTGTAGTTCCATTCGCAGTATGCGGTGTCATTCAGTGATAAAGCAACACAACTGCAATAAGTTGAAAGAAAACATTAAAGaagtgtacaaaaaaatattagctgCACGCTTTGCATACCTTTCTTCTTCCATGACTGCCGCACATTGCTGTGGTAGATCGTGACGTGTGAACATGGTATTATTCTGCTGACAAGCCTTATCGCCATAATCCAATTCAATGGCGGTCTGTTTGGAAGTAACACCGATGAGATAATGACCCAATTCGCCGAGTACATAGCCAATTGTGAGTACGGCCAACGCATAGGAGTTGTAGTAACTGCTTACTTTCTTAACTATTGGAACCATTTTCTGTCTTAAATAAGTGctgaaaaataaaggaaataagGAAAGgacatttaataaaatgtattttaaaatcaGAAGTGGGATAAGCAAAAAAATCTGAAGTGGAATATAAAAATCGGATAATTTAAGGAAAAAAGGTGAAAtggaatattattaaaattagatGTCtaaatatacccttcacaaataaaaaaatttccatacaagaacttaatttggTCGGCCCGTTTGTGTAAGCATGCTATAATGGCCCGACCTGAACAGATTGTACCGTTGACTTGGACAATAAACCATGCTATTTCATGAAGATAGTTAAATAAgcaagttttccatataagaacttgattttgcaagttcgttcagtttgtatggcgactaagctatagtggtccgatatcggcggtttcgtcAAAGGAGCTTCttcttgtgaaaaaaaattacgtgtGCAAAATTCTATCGTaaaagctgagggactagtCCGTGTATAATCAATCGGATCGAGATAACTAAACCGACTCAGTTCACCGCGTTGATCATTTCTATCATTtcccgacgtttccttctgggcactaccaacttcgtggcaaacttaatacatacACTCTGTAGAGGGTATAAAGATGTACATTTCTAACATCAGCATTTTAAATCAACAAACGTTAAAAGGGAAGAAATTAActtcatataataaatacaaacaagcGATACATTTTCTCAACAAATTATCACCCAGAGCCCATAAATGGTTTAAAgtgtaatttaaatatatttgtgtttaaatatctaaatataCACAAAACCAGGCTCCGTCACTTGTCTACACTTTAACGTATTAATTGCCAATTGTGCTACAATTCCGAAAtagtaatttattattatttatttgccaaCACAAATAGTCACGATAAATTGCCGCTATGTTTGTtctcatctacatatatgtatgtatgtacataaatttatctgaagcatatacatatctatatgcaCGCTATTGCttgctatatataatataatccttgtagggaaaactattTCTGTGAAATCGATCCATTAGAACAATTTACATAACTTCACACAtacttttgaacaaaatatcaaCACCTTTTACGGCCTAATTTGATATAATTAAAAGCTACATAGTGGCTGCCAAATTGGTGTTTACTACTAGAGCCGCGCTCAATATACCTTTCactaacatatttttttcctacagggttaATGCTTGTTTATACACTTAACAATGATTTATAGATATCGGCACTATTGTGATTTTGCAACGAATTTCTCAGcatgttttgtgtgtgtgtttaaaaaatatttctaatagtTGCACTCATTTTCAACGTGtggtaatattttaattgcacaCTCTTTTTAGCAAACATACTTTTTTTAGATTCTAACTTTGGATATAGAATGTTTCACAaagttttgccgaaaaaacgTGACTGGTATTTGAAAGGTAGAAAGGAAATTGCTTTTTTGCACGTTATTAGCATGGCAGTTAGGATGTTAGTGCTACCATTTATGGAAAACTAAAGCAACGAAAGCAGAAAATTGATGGCAGTGTATAGACAAACATGTGACATTGaaatatgcaattattttttaatagaaacatatgtacatatgtacatggaaATGCTCGTAAGTGCATAGTGTacttttgctttaattattattaatattgtatataataatatattttttatcgttttagaAAAACTAGTCTTCTAAATGTTAATAACTAAAGcactttaattaaaagtaaacgTTTAAAAAcatcttttaacatttttggcTTGTTTGTATGCATGCACAAACATGAAATTCAAATACTTATGTACGAACTAAAACGGTTAAAAACATGTAAACAAAccatgtattttgtttttgtctttttctcgccaaattgaaataaatgccaatttattacttacaaATTTGTCTACTCTTATTTTTCAGCgagttttaatgtttttattaattattaaatttaaattcaagtcttcaaaaatcaaaatacacaaTATAATTAGTTGATGCTAGTGGTAGTAGTAAAGTGAATTTATTGTAATCGATAACAATTTAAGGTATAATACACAGTAGTTGGTAAGACGTGAGACCCGTGCAGGCAATAATTCAAGGGAAagaaatattcattttaaaagagatgctgttaattaaaaaaatatttattcagatattattgtaggaaatattaaatattagcataatttttataaaaatattttataagacaaAATATGCTAAAAAAATTGCCGTAAATAGCAGCTGCCATATTACTGGTTAAACAAGATTTTGGCAACACCTCAGCTTAGCTGTATagatgtttgtatatatacatgtacgtaagcatgcacatacatatatttaagaaatagtTAAATTAGTTACATGTGCTTCAAAAAGAATATGTTGAActtgtttgtatttatgtaagtaatAGTATGACATATTATTCCACGCCTAAACAAGCACGTGTGTGTGAGAAGTTTCGCCTAACATTGCTATTGTATGTTTCtttatttgcattattattattttcactattattatacatagtatatatgtttatatgtatgagtgtatttATGTTTTGCCTTTTCCACAATTCAAGCGGATATGCCGGCTAATGGATTTcaaatgtaaaacaatgtttGAGTTCAAAAGCCAATTTGAAGGTTAGCGCGAAATAGGAAACTACGGTGGCAAAAAATGCACAATCACCAGCAGACAAACGCAAAAGAATGCATACTATACCACCAGACATAGCATTGTACAATacataaaaagaacaaaaaagaaaaaacaaagaacaaatttgaaacattttgtaatTGCGATACCTTTCATTTAACTTATAtgcattaaattaataaagcaTTCATTGAATGagcataaataaattgttatatttcATTCTTTCATGCATTAAGCAGATACATCAATCGCAATTTGACAGCAAAGCTTTGGAAAAAGTGACAGTAGGAATGTTTTGATGTCATTATGAAATACAGCAAGTAGCcagcaaaaaacaataaaatagatATAAGAAATATTATGAGATTGTCGATTCGCAATTAAGATTTTACTTAGATACTACCGAGATTTTATTTTGCGTTCTGCGGTTTTATGCCATTAATTGGCTTCGCGCACACAAAATGATTAATAAATGTTTCCATACACATTATGTGGTTgacataaatgtataaaatattccCAGAATAATGAAGCAGGAACCACAATTCTTTTAGCAAATGGATGAACCGGATTAAAATATGACCTATGAATTTACATAATAGTATAAGTAAAGTGTTTTGTCATTTAAATGTGCCATACGACTGTTTCTAATGGTATTGTTAAAGAAACTGAGGCTTATGCAGGTATAGAGACTAATAGTTTGCGATAAGAAATCTGCTCATTTGTACAAAAATCAATATACTATTAGTATTATAACGGCGTAGTTTTGAAGAAACttgttatgaaaaatatttgtatgttctaagcgctaaataaaaaaatgaaaacgtaaattttaatcgaaaatgtTTGAGAACACGAAGTATGCAAGCGCGAAAAGTGTtaagtaaaaacatttttttatttataattttaaacttgAAAATAACTCTTTTCTATCCTgtattttgtactaaaaattttttgtttgttttttaattcgatttAATTTTCAGTAGGCTATTTGggattagaaattttaaaattattttaattatttttaaaatttattttattattttaattatttttaaaattttcggcattacaaaaaaaatcttttaaatattaactcaataattttatatttttttattaattttgtgtttatatGCAACCCTGATTAAGCAACAGGTGTTTGGGGGCCTTAAGTCTCATAACAGAGAGTAACTTAAGAGATTTTATACTTGCTGTCGTTCTTATGTTATATTTGCCCGAAAAATAACGAAACGAGATTGTTTTTCTAAATACTTGATGCCAAATCGATTATTTGTACCGTTATCCTGCGATTGTGTGAACGACTTTTTCCTCTTTAGAAACATTAGTGTGTGATTAATTTCGGAGAAATACAGTACAATTACAGAAGATAAATACTTAAAGTGAAAAGAGCAAAACAAGTAATTGATTTATGTAATTAAGAATATTATTTATGTGATTAAGAATCTTATGCGGCTAATTAGTGTACGCTTTCACAGTTAAAGTGAAGCTGACTGAACAGGTGAGTCAATTTCTGATCGATGTCGGGCATTTACTTATGTAGTTGTAGggaaatacatatacaagtataagtatatatatatatatatacctaaatatatatacatatatatatatgtatattataattacatatttatttgcatatgtagAACAGTAGAAAAGTGAATGTTGACAGTCGAGTGAGAGGCTGTTGTGAGTCATTTTGGGcagttgaattaaaaaaaagtagtgtataaaaaaatttaaaaacaaatcaataacaataataaatggTGTAAATTAATGCATTTTCACGCTTTTTAACTGTTCATTAAtgattataaattatttataaatatgtataatctACATTTTCATGTAAACGCCCTATAATTAAACTGTCAAACCAACACAAAATTGCCATATTGAAATCAAAATTCttgataatttatattttttgtgttttgcatGCATTAAGCCAGACAAGAATGCACAGCACTGACAGTTTGTGCAACAAGTCTGTCATTGACTTTGTCTAAGAATTTCAGATAATCGCAAGCGAACCGGTTATTTTACATGGTCCATGGTAAGCGCCTTGAAATTGCATGACTGCATGAATCACTATGGCTTCAACACGAAATAAGCACGTgcaaaagaaacaaatattactaaaaatacggcgaaaaaaaaaacaaataaaagcagaCGCTGCAGCAGCACAGTCAAAACTGGATGCGAAGTTTGGGGCATCCCCTACAGTGAAAGAGAGCAAGAGTGGCTTTAAAGACGCGCGCTAAAAGTAGACGCGGCAATCTGTTTTCAGGCTAAAACGAAGCTGGTAGACCATGCACTTGGAGCTTGAGAATGACGTAAACGTAAAGTAAAACAGAAGAAAGACATAAGGAAACAcacaaaatacatataacaACTGATGAAGCTTATGGAAATTAACTCAAGCTAATTTTAGATGCGCTTAATGACTAAAAAactgatgtatgtatatatgtacatatgtatagcaagTTTTAGCTAGTGAAGAGTTTGCAAAATCAtttatggtacatatgtatgtagtatacatatatatttcgctttgaaatatttatcatttaCCGCCTATATTGGATCaatattgcatatacatacatatgtagctgcaaAACAAGctgaccgatcgaaatcaactctttgtataaaaaattaattatttgacaagatatctacccgaaatttagcatggattattatGCAGGGCAAGGCTTTAATCTCCGAGTAACTGCAATACAAGCTGACTGAACAAAATCAAGTGcctatatagaaaacttttctatttgataagatatcctcacgaaattttgcacggATTATTGTTAAAGATAATGCTACAATCTATgcacaaaatttttaagatcgaatcactatagcatatagctgtcatacaaatttagCGATCAAAATCTAGATAAAGATGTTTTTATATCCTTTAATGCTTTAAAGAATGCATCTCTAAAGGGTATTACAGTTGAAGTTAACgagtattgttgtttttcatatattttttaatcatttgtttttttttttcaattcataaaatatcaaaaatttgattttaagcttgaattaaaaatttttcccattttttcttattaaatagaGATTATGATTTAATTAGAGCgtttcaacaaaaatatgccGCTTTATCTACTAATGATCACTTCCAATGCCAGGCATACACTACTGTCAACTTGACTGACATTTCGATTAATGTGTTGTGACAACCGCGCTATTACGATTTGTCTTTGCAATactttgtgaaatatttttgcagCATGAATTAGCATAAAAGCGCAACTGCTTCGGTAAAGCTAAATACGTTTCAATTGAACTATTAGAGTCAGTAGTGATTTAGTGGAAATCAATTAGAAAATTGTTGTACTGCTAAACGCTGACTGCGAAATATGTCAAATTGACgtctaaatgtaataaaattttcaaaagacaACCATAAATAATTGAAACTAAATTTTAGGAATGCGTAAGTAATACAGTGACTACATAACTACATAAGCCTGCATGACTGCAGCCTACATTAGAAAATATAGTTCTGTAAGTGACttgtttacagttatttaaCATGCAGCCGACTACTATCTTGACACATTgcattacttacatacatatatgcatttagaCGGAATACTAAATACGCAGAAATTAAGGcacaaattatttgcaaacaaGTACAGTCTTGCATGCACGAGAACTTTAAACGAAATGCACATAAATTAGCCCTCAAACCGGTTAGCCGTTGCGGTAGTGCAAATGTCGTTACGGTCAAGCACTTTGCGCACTTACTTTAACTGTTTTAATAATGCCTTACAATACAGAGcaaattaattcgaaataattgttgttgtttttttaaagaaaattttataaataaacaaacttaCAGCTTAGCaacaattgcaaaaacaacTAACCGGAGAGGGCGTGTTTCTTGCACCAgacatataatttttcattttttgctgTGGCAAAAAAATATGCGCTGCAGCCAATTTTCACACGACACATTGCAAAAGGGAGCAGCGccgaaaaaacaagaaaaacgctAAATTAATTAGCTGCTGATTTTAgtgcaaaaaaagtattttggcCATGCATTTTTAGCTTGCTCATTGGTAGATATGTAGGTAGTGGCCAGCTGCCTTTAATgcacacaaatatgtatgtatgtatgtatatgtatttataacaaAAGTGGCAGCACAGGAAGTTTGTAAAAACAAGGCACGGcgacttttattttcattttttatttatttttttttttcaattttctttttttacattttttttttaaattttcgactTCTTTCCTTCTTGCAGTACGCACTTAATTTGTGTTGTTTCTTGGCAACCTGTTTTGCATATGCACTTAAGTGCAATTGATTTATATGAGTTGCCATAAAATTTAACGATCTTAAGATAATATAAAGTCAGCACAAATACAATACCAGTTTTATTGTCTTGTAGTTTTGCTTGGCATATTAGTGAAAAGTGGAGAAATGCTACTATAAAGATAGTTATAATGCTGTGCGTTAAATTTTTGATGGTCGgtagcaaaattaaaatcaaattcttctatgaaaactttttcatttgtgaagaatattataaccaaaattaatggtttttcttgttttcatatatttattaaccagaaatttaatttaatactactttattaaaataaaaaattttgaaaattgttggaGTGTATTCCTTACAAGTATAATTTTTCACAATA contains:
- the LOC126759590 gene encoding putative metabolite transport protein HI_1104, with product MVPIVKKVSSYYNSYALAVLTIGYVLGELGHYLIGVTSKQTAIELDYGDKACQQNNTMFTRHDLPQQCAAVMEEESCVALSLNDTAYCEWNYNGLGIDYQILAGPTFILVFTIAGVFMGFAADKYNRVKMLTVCTLIFAVAIILQGTVSAYWQLLLLRMVMALGESGCNPLATGIMSDIFPENKRALVMAIFNWGIYGGYGIAFPVGRYITKSNFFNLGWRMCYLGTGVLAVLVAAITGTTLKEPERKAIGEADRTSDGKKIGLWKVIINPAMIMLMIAASIRHSGGMTFAYNADLYYNAYFPDVDLGWWLFAVTIGIGSVGVVVGGVVSDKIVAKMGIRSRALVLAVSQLIATLPAFGSVYYDPLWAMITLGCSYFFAEMWFGIVFAIVVEIVPLQVRSSTIGVFLFVMNNVGGNLPILLDPVAKMIGFREAFMIFYAGFYGISSVLFFITCFLLEGKPKDVDSTTTATEQKIDGLEAHTRQMRGHDNSVFSVDEVLPHNGRPAVIPQHLQLSNNGHDKYTPATRESSRL